A stretch of Candidatus Margulisiibacteriota bacterium DNA encodes these proteins:
- the leuB gene encoding 3-isopropylmalate dehydrogenase, translated as MTAKIAVLAGDGIGPEVIEQGLKVLEKTARKFNLRLEFTPAKVGGAAIEQEGAALPAATLKVCQNSDAIFFGSVGGPQWEKLPPEQQPERAALLPLRKIFNLYANLRPAILFKQLKNASPLRADIAGDGFDLLILRELTSGIYFGQPKGRADDKAFDTLSYRVPEIVRVTKVAFEAARKRRKKVTSIDKANVLATSVMWREVVVEVAKDYPDVALQHMYIDNAAMQLIKNPHQFDVVLCDNMFGDILSDEASMLTGSIGMLPSASLSDGSFGLYEPSGGSAPDIAGQNIANPIAQILSAALLCKYSLGRGDAHDAIFAAVNQTLDENYRTRDIISSGCQEVSTSQMGELICGKI; from the coding sequence CTAAAAGTTTTAGAAAAAACCGCGCGGAAATTTAATCTGCGTTTAGAATTCACGCCGGCCAAAGTCGGCGGCGCGGCTATAGAGCAGGAAGGCGCGGCGCTGCCCGCGGCCACGCTTAAAGTCTGCCAAAATTCTGACGCGATATTTTTCGGATCGGTGGGCGGGCCGCAATGGGAAAAACTGCCGCCGGAGCAGCAGCCGGAACGCGCCGCCTTGCTGCCTTTGCGCAAAATATTTAATCTTTACGCCAATCTGCGGCCAGCCATTTTATTTAAACAATTAAAAAACGCTTCACCCTTGCGCGCGGATATTGCCGGAGACGGCTTCGATCTGCTGATCCTGCGCGAGCTGACCAGCGGCATTTATTTCGGCCAGCCTAAAGGCCGCGCGGACGACAAAGCTTTTGACACGCTCTCTTACCGTGTGCCGGAGATCGTGCGCGTTACCAAAGTTGCTTTTGAGGCCGCGCGCAAGCGCCGCAAAAAAGTCACCTCGATTGACAAAGCCAATGTGCTGGCCACCTCGGTTATGTGGCGGGAAGTCGTGGTCGAAGTGGCCAAAGATTATCCGGACGTCGCGCTGCAGCACATGTACATCGACAATGCCGCCATGCAGTTAATTAAAAATCCCCACCAGTTTGACGTTGTGCTCTGCGACAATATGTTCGGCGACATACTTTCCGATGAGGCTTCCATGCTGACCGGTTCGATCGGCATGCTGCCTTCGGCCTCTTTGAGCGACGGCAGTTTCGGACTTTACGAGCCGTCCGGCGGCTCGGCGCCCGACATCGCCGGACAGAATATCGCCAATCCGATCGCCCAGATCCTGTCCGCCGCCCTGCTCTGCAAATATTCGCTCGGCCGCGGAGACGCGCACGACGCGATCTTTGCCGCCGTTAATCAAACGCTGGATGAAAATTACCGCACTCGTGATATAATATCTTCAGGTTGTCAGGAAGTTTCCACCTCACAAATGGGCGAACTGATCTGCGGCAAAATCTAA
- a CDS encoding DUF1858 domain-containing protein, which translates to MATITKDMTILEVLQNHPQAVEVLQSLNLGCLGCIAASGESLEQGLTAHGLNVSEVVEKLNQTVTE; encoded by the coding sequence ATGGCAACTATCACCAAAGACATGACGATCCTGGAAGTTCTGCAAAACCACCCGCAGGCCGTTGAAGTGTTGCAGTCTTTAAATCTGGGCTGTCTGGGCTGCATCGCGGCGTCCGGCGAAAGCCTGGAGCAAGGCTTGACCGCGCACGGCTTAAATGTCAGCGAAGTGGTGGAAAAATTAAATCAAACTGTTACAGAATAA